CCATCAGCATTAGTAATTTCATCTTCTTTTGTTAGACCTGTATTATTTGCAGTAATAATCGGGTCTGCAGGGAGATTACTTCCGTTACCTCCCCCCAGCTCATCAATATACTCTTGATTATCATAAGAAAATTCATTAGAAGTAGTAAAGCTTGTTGTGGCTATTGATGCTGTATATGCGTAATTAATAGTAACAAAACCACTGTTTGCAGAACTGCCACTCTCACCAGCAGCCGTAGCCTCAAGAATTTCAGTAGGATCTTCTCCACCGAGAATGGCATCTTGGATTGCTGCAATATCAACGTCATCAGCTGATTGGGTAGGATCTAGTTCTATATCACCTTCAATATTCTTTACTTGCAATGGTTCTTCTAGTTTTGTTTCATCAAGGCAACTTATACAGTTTTTATCGATAGTTACTAACTTTCCATTAATCTGAACAACAACCTTTGCATCATAACCAGTAAATAAAACGTCATCTGCATTAATAGACTGACCAACATTTACTTTTGTTGGTACACCTGACTTATTGAGTGTGTAGGCATCACCTTCTATATTTTTGACTTCTACTTTTGAAGGTATTAGTGTCTCTTTCATGTAACCACCTAAAATCCATTTAACAGCATCAACAAATTAATTTTTACTTAGTCTTTTTAATCATAGGACAAAAATGATTATCCCCCAAAAAACCAATAGTTAATTTGTTGTTATAAAAATATTAATTGATAGTTTTATAACATAAAATCATATAAATTTAAGTATCAATATTCTCATATTCCTTTATTATTCGTTATGTTTATCCTAAAAGAGACATTGTCATGAGCAAATTAACGTCAGATACTCAAGCAAACCTAGAGCTTTTCATTTCAGAGACAAAAGAAACACAATTAGTGTGGAGTCTTTATAATGAAGACGGTTGGATTTCAGTAGAGTCAACAGAATTTGAAAACTCTGAAGTAATGCCATTCTGGTCTAATAAAGAAGATGCTGCTTTTCACAACGTTGAAGAATGGGCTGACTTTGAAGTAACAGAAATCCCACTAGATATTTTTGTTGAAGATTGGTTAATCACTCTTTCTGAAGATGGTGTTTTAGTTGGTACAAACTGGAACCAACAACTAGAAGGTCAAGAAGTAGAAGCAAGCGATTTAGCTAAGCTTTACTTATAATATTTATTTTATCTTTGTGATAAATAAAAATAAAGGTGGCTCAATTATGGCCACCTTTTTTGTTGTTTAATTCAGTGCCTTTGCAATTACCATATCGCGATGGATTCGTGCTTTTTCAGCCTCAGTTGTCGCCTTATCTAAAGATTGTTCAAGTTTACTTAAATAAGTCGTTAATTCAGCTTCCGTTGAAAATATCTTATCTTTTACATTAATAGATTCAACATTGGTATATCGACCATCTTTGCTTTTTGGTACGTCTATTTTGCCACTGTTAATTAACGTCTTTACTGTTTCTCGCTCTTTCTCATAGCCTTCAAGACCGATCAATGTCCAGCGACTCATTGGCTTACCTTCGTATTTACCTTTTTTTACCTCGTCTAAGTAGCGAATGGTTAAATTCCGAATTGTTCCATCTTCTTCTCCAAACTCTTCTTCGGTATCAAACAATACTGGGAAATGTCTACCTTCAAGCACACCGCCATCTTTAGGTTAAATGCCCCATTCGATAGCTGTTCATTCCGATACGAATTGGCGTTTTATTCGTAATATCTCTACCATCGGCAAATTTAAGATCGGTAATACGTTCACCTGCTGGCTTGGTTAAATCTATTGCATAAGTCACACCAGCAAAGAAATCGTTGGTTGAATATTTTGATGAGCGACGTTCAAGATTAAAACTGTATGTAACATCCCCTTCTTTTACGCTATTGAAGTAACCCGCTGACCACTCCATATATTTTTTCAGCTCTTTACCTGTCATTTCATAAACAGTAATTTCACCACCAGCATACTGATAGTTATAAGCAATATCTTTAGCTTTAATTTCTCCAACATTTAATTCAGCCATATCATTATCAATTTGTAAGGCAATCACATTTGCTAATGGTGCATAATGCATACTGGCTTCTTGGAACAGAGCACTGATCCCTGTATCCTGAATATGAACTTGTGGAATACCTTTAATTTCATTTTCAGGAACAAGATCAACACCTAGTAATTCTGCGACGACACGGTTTGCATTTTCACGCAGACGTTTATGATATGGAGCATACAATTCTTCCATCTTTTCGTCTGATTCAACGCCTTTTATCTTGTATGTAAAGCTGTCTTTATTAACTAGAGTGAACTGTCCATTCTTCTCTTCAAACTGTAAATCAATCCGAGAAAGCGCTCGTCCATATTTATCTGGCTCGGTAATAATCACACCATTTACCGTCGCTTTATCAATACGAGTGTGCATATGACCTGCAACGATAGCATCTATCTCTGGATTGGCATTCGCGATATCAGTAACCCCAGTCGCTTCTATATTGTTTTCATTATCGAGTCCCATATGAGCAACTAATACAATCGCATCTACTTTATCATCTATTTCTTTAATGACTTTTTTCACTTCAAAAGATGGATTGGTAAAAGTCATACCGTCAAGGCGATTTGTGCCTTCAGCAAATACTTGTGTCATTGGTGTATCCATACCAATCACACCAATTTTAATTCCATTTTTCTCAATAATTTTATAAGCAGGTAAGAATGGATTACCATCTTTTCGCTTTATATTCCCACCTAATGATGTACCTTTAAATTGTGTCAATGAACGATTAAGTACATTCAAGCCAAAATCAAACTCATGATTACCTAAAACCCAAATATCATATTTCATTTCATTAAAGCCGAGCATCATAGGATCTATAGGCTCATCCTTAAAAGTTTCGACAAAATTGCCTTGAATCGTATCACCGGCATCTACCAATATTACATTTTCTTGTTCATCACGAATCGTTTTCACTTTAGTGGCGATTTGGCTCAAACTGCCTTTCATATTAAGCTTATCGCTCGCATAATCCCAAGGCATAAAATAACCATGAATATCTGATGTACCTAGGATCGTGACATCAACAATATCGCCATCTGCCGCTGCTGCATAACCACTTAATGAAAGTAAAATTGCTGAAGTTAATATATGTTTTTTCATTATTATCTTTATTTTTATGTAGGGAAACTCGATCTTAAATCGTTATTCCCCCTCATAAATAAATATCGATCACATTTAAAATGTAACAAGAAAAAGCAAATTACAAATTTATGATGCATAACTCATTAACAACAAAAAAGGCTATCAAACAAACTTGATAGCCTTCATACAAAATTACTTCACTTTTTTATTGATTAATTTTCAATTAACCACACTTCTTCAGCAAAACGAGATAGCCCTTTTTTAATTTTAGGGTGCTCCGCATCAGCTTCATCTCGTTGTAATCGTGTAATTTTCATTCCCGAAAACAGCGCTCGTACTTCTTCTTCAGGTACAGAGAACGGAGGCCCAGCCATTTCATTTTGATCGTAATCTAGTGTCACTAATAATATACGCCCACCTTCTTTTAATCGACTACGTAACACTTGAACGTATTCTTCACGCATCTCTTTTGGTAGTGCAACCAATGCGGCGCGATCATAAATTAAATCAGCGGCTTCAATAGGAGCAACAAAGTAATCACCTGAATAAATAGTAAATTCATCAAATTCATAAAGTTCTAGCGTACTACTTAATTGTGTCACTGTCGGTGTATATAAACGTTCAGCAAAGAAAGCACGAACAGCTATCTGGCTCAGTTCTACCCCTGTTACAGAGTGATGACGCTCTGCTAACCAATCAAGATCCATCGATTTACCACACAATGGAACAAAAACAGTTTCATTTCTTTTTGGTTCTAAAGCTGACCAGTATTGAGTTAAAATTGGATTAGTATCAGGCAGGTGGAAACCAATGACATTACTTGCCCATTTTTTTTGCCAAAATTCATGTTCCATTTACTTTCCTTTATTTAGCTTATTTTTATGCTGAAATGGTACCGCATCACATACTTTTGTTCTAGGTGTTAAACGATAACGGCTGTATCTATAACTTAATACAAATCTGTTATTCCATTTGGTTATATAGAATAACTTTTATCAATTACCCTACTAACCTACGAATCGTTATTATCCTTACTAAATCAAAGTGCTTTGCGTCTTACCCCTTAAAAATGGGCGCATTTATGAACAGGAATGCAGTATGTCATTAGCCATTATAATCAATTTAGCCGTATTTATCGGCCTCATCTTTTTTCTCAATACACAGCAACGTAAAGAATATACATTATCGAGATTAGTTTTGATTGGTCTTGTTGCTGGTAGCTTATATGGCTTAGGGCTTCACCTAGTATACGGTGGAGGCAGCGACGTAATTAACACAACACTTGATTGGGTCAATATTGTAGGCAGTGGTTACGTTGGTCTACTTAAAATGGTAATAATGCCTCTAGTGCTTGTTTCTATGTTTGCCGCAGTGGTTAAACTGGATAAATCAGGTTCACTAGGAAAAATCAGTGGCGTAACTATTAGTGTTTTACTTGTTACTACTATGATAGCCGCTCTTATTGGTATCACTGTTACTCATACTTTCGGCTTAACTGCTGAGGGGTTAACAGAAGGTGCTCGTGAAACAGCTCGTGTTGCTGTACTTGAGTCTCGTATTGGTAGCGTGAGTGATTTAAGTATTCCTCAAATGCTAGTTAGCTTTATCCCAACCAATCCATTTGCTGATTTAACTGGAACTCGCTCAACATCTATCATTGCAGTTGTTATTTTTGCCATTCTATCTGGTATTGCGGCTCGTA
The Aliivibrio fischeri ATCC 7744 = JCM 18803 = DSM 507 DNA segment above includes these coding regions:
- a CDS encoding DUF2750 domain-containing protein → MSKLTSDTQANLELFISETKETQLVWSLYNEDGWISVESTEFENSEVMPFWSNKEDAAFHNVEEWADFEVTEIPLDIFVEDWLITLSEDGVLVGTNWNQQLEGQEVEASDLAKLYL
- a CDS encoding thiopurine S-methyltransferase is translated as MEHEFWQKKWASNVIGFHLPDTNPILTQYWSALEPKRNETVFVPLCGKSMDLDWLAERHHSVTGVELSQIAVRAFFAERLYTPTVTQLSSTLELYEFDEFTIYSGDYFVAPIEAADLIYDRAALVALPKEMREEYVQVLRSRLKEGGRILLVTLDYDQNEMAGPPFSVPEEEVRALFSGMKITRLQRDEADAEHPKIKKGLSRFAEEVWLIEN